GACAAGGCAATCTGCTGCTGCACCACACCCTGGTCGGCCAGCGGCTTGCCGAACGCGATGCGGGTGCGGGCGCGATGAGTCATCAGCGCCAGCGCACGCTCGGCGACCCCGATCGCGCGCATACAGTGATGAATCCGGCCCGGGCCCAACCGCGCCTGCGCGATCGCGAAGCCCATGCCTTCCTCGGCCAGCAGATTGGAGGCGGGCACCCGCACGTTGTCGTAGATCACCTCGGCGTGGCCGTGCTGGTCCTGCCAGCCGAACACCGACGTCGAGCGCAGGATCTGCACGCCGGGGGTATCGGTGGGCACCAGGATCATCGACTGCTGCTGATGTGAGGCGGCGTCAGGATTGGTGCGCCCCATGACGATCAGGATCTTGCAGCGTGGGTCGTTGGCGCCCGAGGTCCACCACTTGCGCCCGTTGATGATGTAGTCGTCCCCGTCGCGGACGATCGCAGTCTGGATGTTGCGGGCGTCGCTGGAGGCGACCGCGGGTTCGGTCATCGAAAACGCGCTGCGGATCTCGCCGGCCAGCAGAGGTTCCAGCCACTGCTTGCGCTGTTCCTCGGTGGCGAACAGGTGCAGGGTCTCCATGTTGCCGGTGTCGGGAGCGGCGCAGTTGATCGCCTCGGGGGCGATCTCGGTGCTCCAGCCGGTCAACTCGGCCAGCGGTGCGTACTCCAGGTTGGTCAGGCCTGACTCGGCGGGCAGGAACAGGTTCCACAGGCCCTGCTTTTTGGCCAGTACCTTCAGGTCCTCGACCACCGGCGGCACGGTGAAATCGTTGGGGCCGGCCGCGGCGCGGTACTCCTCGTAAGACTTCTCGGCCGGGAAGACATGTTCGACCATGAACTCGGTGAGGCGTTTGTGGTAGTCAGCACCCTTGGCAGACATGGCGAAATCCATGACCGCCACGATATGACACCCGTCTAAACAACAACGAGGCCCTCCCTTATGACCATAGGGAGGGCCTCGTTGTCATGTGGAGTAAGAGGGTTAGCGACCAATAAACCTCCGGGATCTCGCGGACGGGTGACGGGTAGTGCTCATCTGGCCTCCTCGCGTTCGGGCAGTTTCGCGGCTGCTGAGTGGAGTTACAGGTGGATGTCGACCAGGCCGGCGGAGGAGGCCGAGGCCAGGCTCAGGCCCATGGTGTCGCTCGCTGCGGGAGTGTCGACGATCAAGGTGCCGGCCAGGACGCCCACCGCGAGCGTGGGACCCGCCAGGGCGGTGGTGAAGCGACGAGTGAATGTGTGGTCCATGTCCGTCTCCTTGCTTCCGCTGCCGATGGTTTTCGGCGATGAATCGACTATCCCGCGCAGGTCGGGCACTGTCTGTCCGCTGATAGGCCCTTGCCAGGGATGAAGTGTTTGTCCCCCGATCGGTGGACCCCTGTGGGAAGCTCCTGGCATGTCCGATAACCGAAAGGTGCGCGTCGTCGTCGGCGACGACCACCCGCTGTTCCGCGACGGACTGGTTCGGGCGCTGTCCGGCAGCGGCGAGGTCGAGGTGGTCGCCGAAGCCGAGGACGGAACGTCGGCGCTGGCGGCGATCAAGGAACACAAGCCCGACGTGGCGCTGCTGGACTACCGGATGCCGGGAATGGACGGCGCCGAGGTGGCCGCCGCTGTGCGCCGCGACGAACTGCCGACCCGGGTGCTGCTGGTCTCCGCGCACGACGACGCCGAAATCGTCTACCACGCGCTGCAGCAGGGTGCGGCCGGCTATCTGCCGAAAGACTCCAGCCGGTCCGAGATCGTCAACGCGGTGCTGGACTGCGCGAAGGGCCGAGACGTTCTGGCGCCGCGCCTGGCATCCGGGCTGGCCGTCGAAATCCGGCGCCGCGCCGAGCCGTCCGGGCCGTCGCTGAGCTCGCGGGAACGTGAGGTGCTCGGCATGATCGCCGGGGGACGCAGCATCCCGGCGATCGCCGAGGCGTTGTTCCTGGCGCCCTCGACGGTCAAGACCCACGTGCAGCGGCTGTACGAGAAGTTGGGAGTGGGGGACCGGGCAGCGGCGGTCGCCGAGGCGATGCGGCGAGGACTGCTTGAGTAATCTTCCGGCCCCGCTGAGCCGCGCGGCCGATTTCCTGGGCACCGAGCCGGTCCGGGTCGCGGCCGTCCTGCGACTGCCGCTGATCGTGCTGATCGGGCTGCTGGTGTGGATCGAAGGCGTCGACCACTGGCTGCCCGCCGTGTACTGGTCGGTGCTGATCGTCTACACCGCCACCGCCGCGATATGGCTGACCGTTGTGCTCCGCAGGCCGCTGCAGTGGTGGTTCGGCTGGGCGTCGACGGCCATCGACGTGGTCGCGGTGCTGGCGATGTGCGTCGCCTCCGGGGGCGCGACGAGTTGGCTGCTGCCGATCTTCTTCCTGATCCCGATCACCGTCGCCTTCCTGGACCGCCCGGAGATCACCGCGCTGATCGGTGCCAGTACGGCGGTCGGTTACCTGGTCGCCTGGATCATCTATTCCAAGCGCGACGACACCATGGGCCTGCCCAACGTCGTCTACGTCCAGGTGGGCTGCCTGGCCTGGCTGGCGCTGGCCACCACCGCGCTGTGCTTGGTGCTGGCCCGGCGCCGGGCTCGGGTGCGTTCGCTTCTCGAGGTGCGGCGCCGGCTGGTCTCGGAGTCGATGCAGGCCGACGAGCGCAACAACCGGCAGCTGTCCGAACAGCTCCACGACGGCCCGCTGCAGAATCTGCTGGCCGCCCGGCTGGACCTGGAGGACCTGCGCGAACAGCCCTCCACGATCGGGTTCGAGCGGGTCGACACCGCCCTGCAGGAAGCCATCAACATGCTGCGCAGTGCCGTGTCCACGCTGCATCCCCAGGTGCTGGCGCAGGTCGGCCTGGGCGCGGCCCTGCGTGAACTGGTCGGCCAGTACGAGCGGCGCTGGAACGTCACCATCGACTGCGCGGTCGAGGAAGTCGGCAAGCCGGCGGCCCAAGCCCTGCTCTACCGCGCGGCTCGTGAGCTGTTGGCCAACGCGCACAAGCACTCTCGGGCCACCCGACTGCGGGTGGAGCTGGACCACGAGGCCGATTCGCTGGTGCTGCGGGTGGTCGACAACGGCGTCGGGTTCGACCCGGCCGTTCTGAACGAGAAGGTCGCCGAGGGTCACATCGGGCTGTCGTCACTGGTGGTGGGAGTCGAAGCGATGGGCGGGTCGGTGCACCTGATCGACACTCCGGGCGGCGGTACGACGGTGGTGGTGACCGTCCCCGACACCGATGTCGTCGATAAATGAGCGGAACTACCAGGGAAATCCCTGATTGAGCCGACTGGACGGCGCGTTAGCGTAGCGAGGTGAGGGTTGCACAGAACCCGGGCCAACGGTTCTTGGCGGAGTGGTATCAGACGGCGCTGTTCGATGCGTCGATGGGTGATGTCGCCGGCAGGCTCATCGACCAAGCCGCGGCAGCCCGGTTACGGGGGACCGAGGTGTCGGTGGTGTTGACGGTGACCTCCCCGCTTGACGAGATGGTCTTCGGGCTGTTTCGCGCCGAGACCGCCGAAGCGGTGTGGCGGGTCTGTCGAGACGCAGGCTACATACCGGATCGGGTCACCGGCGGTGTGAGCGCTTATATCGCCGCGGACGGCCCCGTGGTCTGAATAGGTGCAGTACCCGTCACGTCGAGATGGGCGGCGAGCTGGGCACGAGAGCGGATGCCGAGCTTGCGGTAGGCGTTGGATAGGTACATCTCCACCGTCTTCGGTGACAAGTACAGGGCTGTGGCGATCTGTTTGTTCGACATGCCGGCGGCGGCGTTCTCGGCGACCTGGCGTTCCGCGCCGGTCAGCACTCCGCCAACCGAGCGCGCGGCAAGCCGATCCAGCTCGCTTTGTGCGCGGGCCATCCACAACGGACTGCCGATCTCGGCGAACACGTCAGCAGCCTGGCGCAACGCGTCGTGGGCGGCCTGCGGGCGTCGTCGGCGGCGCAGTAGCTGGCCGACCAGTAGCAGTGTGCGTGCGCGTTCGAAGGGCATGGGTAGCCGTTCGTGATGGGTCACGGCTTTTTCGGCATGTCGATAGGCGCCCTCCAGGTCGCCGCGGGCCGCCGCCATCTGAGCCCGCCCCCGCGCCCCCGCCGCCAACATCCAGGGCCGATCCTGCAGAGCGCCATTGGCTTCCAGAGCCGCGACCAACCGCTCAGCTTCGTCAGCCCGGCCGAGAGCGGTCAGCGCTTCCACTGCATCGGGTAGGTAGGCACCGGCGATGATCTCGGTGTCGTGGACGGGATCGAAGGTATCGAGCAGCGGCTGAAGCGTCTGCAATGCCGTCACATAGTCGCCGGCGGAAACCTCGACGAACGCACGGCTCATCAGGGCCGGACGAATCAAATAGGTAAGTTGCGCGGCACTGGCCAACTCGATGGCCCGTCGCGATGCGGTGCGAGTGAGTTCCCGGTCGCCCCGGTGGGCGGCGACGCTGGCCACCGAAATGTGGGCGCTGATCAGTGGAAGCTGGGCGTCGACCTGACTGGCCCGTTCGAGTGCCTCGGCTGCGGATTGTTGCGCATCGTGATACCGCCCCAAGCCGAGGTCGATCGCGGTGAGTTGTTCTGCAGCCCAAACCAGGTCGACTTCGCTGCCGCGTTCGGCGCAACGGCGTGCCACTTCGCTCATGGCGGTGCGAGCGTCGTCGAATCGACCGGTCCAGGCGCAGTTGAGTGCGTACACCGCTGTCGGCTGAAGAGTTGCAGGGACCGCGGTGTCGGGGTCTTCGATTTCGAGGGCGGTCTGCAAAGCCTCGGTGTCGGTGCCCAGCCCGTACATGAAGCTGACTTGCACCCACAACGCCAGGGCCTGACTACGCAATGCTGCGATCCCGGTCTCGTCAGCGTCGTGACGCGCCTGCCGGGCGTAGGCCACGCACGTGGCCATGTCGCCGCCCATGCCTGTGGCGAGCGCCAACAGCAGTAGCGCCTGGGTTCGCAGTGCAGGGATCTCGGCGGCTTCGGCGACGGCGCGCTGAAGTACTCCAACGGCTTTGACCATGCCGTCGCGATAGCCGCGGACACTGCCCAGAATGATGAAACCCAGCGCTCGGAACAGGCCTGCGGGCAGCGCGTCCACGGCGGGCGCGATCAATTCCTCCGCCTCATCGAGGGCACCGGCGCGGAAGTGGAACTCGGCACCGCGCAGCCGGCGTGATCCGGTGTCGCCGCCGAGACCGATTGCCAGCCCGACCAATTCGGCGGCGACACTATATGCGCCGCGCGCTGCGGCGGACTCGGCAGCGCTGTCCAGGGCGGCCAGCGTTTCCGGATCCCCATAGGGCGTGGCGAGGGCGAGGTGGCGCGCGTGAAGCTCGGGGTTGTCGATCACGTTCGCCAGGCGGCGGTGGGCCTGACGCTGGGCAGTCGGGTCGGCCTCGGCGATGATGGCCGAGGCGATCAAGGGATGAGAAAAACGGATCCGGTGCCCGTCGAAGGCGAGCAACCCCCGGCTTTCCAAGGGTTGCAGGATCTCGATGAGTTCGGTCGGACGACGGCCGATGGCCGTCGCGATCAATTCCACAGTCGGCTCGGCCGCGGCAGCCGCGGTCACGGCGGCCTGCGCAGTGAGCGGGTCGAGATCGCCGATCCGCTCACCCAACAGCCGAGCCAGAGTAGGCGGCAGCACGGCAAGGTCGGCGCCCGCGTGTTCACGAAGCCCGCGGGCCAATTCCAATGCGTAAAAAGGGTTTCCGCCGGAAAGGGCATGGATGCGGACCATGGTGGGTCGGGGTGGCGTGACCCCGTGGCGCGTCGCGACCACTGCGTGTAGGGCACCCAGGCTCATCGGGCCGATGGTCACACGGGACAAGGCTTCCGGGTCACGAGGCGCTACCCAGGCCTGGTCGAGGGCGCCGGGCTGACCGCTGCGGTAGGCGGCCACGACTCCCACAGGTCCGGAGAGTCGGCGCACTGCGAAGCCCAGCGCCAGCCGGGTTGCTTCATCGAGCCAGTGGGCGTCGTCGACCGCTATCAACACTGGCCGCTGGCGAGAGGACGCATCGATGGCGGCTCGAAAGGCGGTTGCCACCAGTCGTTCATCTCCACCCGGGACTGACTCGCCGGTGCTCACCGCGCACAGCGCGTGTTGGTGTAGAGCCGGCAATTCGGCCAGCATCGCGTCGTCGATATCGGCGAGCAGGTCAGCGAGCCCGGCCCATGCCAGTCCTACCTCGGCGGCTGCACCGGTAGTGGTCAACACCATGAACCCAGCGGCCCTTGCCGATTCGATGGCGGCCCGCCATACGGTGCTTTTCCCGATGCCCGCCTGGCCGTCGAGGATCATTGCCGTTGGTGCATGGCGGGCCCGTTCGAGTACTTCTTCCACCCGTTGCAGCTCGTGGCTGCGACCGACGATTTGTACCCCCACGGACAGGATCCTGACAGAGACCTGGCAGGTGTTTAGAGTGAATCGCTACTCGTTTATGGCGCGGCGGTACTCATCTTTACGACGCCGTCGATATCTGGTTTCGACAGGAAACGCGGACCGGTCGATGTAGACGGTGGCGTACTGCCCGTGTCGTTCGCTGTTATCGGCCTGGCAAGTACCAGGGAAATCCCTGTATCGGTGCCCTGACCCGTCTCCATAGCATTCCGCCGGGACCGGATATTCCGGCTGGACGGGGAGGCCGCATCATGCATTCAATCTTTGTCGGCAAGACGCTGCGTATCGAGAAGTCGATCGGGCGGATCGGCGCGTTGGCCGTCGCCCTCGGGGTCGGGGTGGGGCTGGGCACCTCGCTGACATGCGGTATCGCCCATGCGGACGGATCGGACTCCACATCGGCCGGCGCCGATCAAACCAGTAAGGCCTCGTCGCGAGGCCACGGCGCGGGGGGCGCATCAGTCGGGGCGGGCCGACGGTCGTCAACTCATGGGGGGCGTCGCCCCGCGGACGGTACCTCCGGTGGCAGCGCGGCTCAGACGGGTGACACCGTCGATACGAAACGGCGTCACGGTCGCAGTATCAGCGCGGCACAACCAGATGAGTCCACGATGCCGGCGCCCACAGCGGAACGCCAACAGACCGACATCGAGGCTGGTGGCGGCGAGACCGTCCCTGCGGAAGCCGGGCGCCAGCGCGTCGTGCGCAGTAGGACCGATCAGCCGGCGCAGCCTCGGATCGACATGGTTGTCAACGTGGGTGATGCCTCGCCGGCTCCGGTAGCCACCGCCTCGGTGGCGGCGCCTTCAGCAGACCAGGCGATCGGCAGCACTCTCGGATCGCTCTCGGGCACCGGATTGCCGGGGCTCGGGACCGGATTGCGGCGGGGGGGTGATCCCGTCGGCGCGCCAACTACGTTGGTGTTGTTGGCGGGTGCGGGCCGCGAGTTCGGTGGGCGCAGCCGCGTACGACAGGCCGTCGCCAGCTCCGTGTTGTCGTCACAGACCGGACCCGACGGACCCACGCCGTCGGTCGACTCCGTCGCGGCAAAGAGGCTGTCGGCCTTGGTGACTCCTCGCGCTGCGGCCAGCCCGTTGGAATCCTTCATCGGCACGGTCGGTTCGTTGATCAACACCGCGCTGACTGCGATCAATAACGCGGTGAGCACCGCCCTCACCGCCATCAACACCGCAGTCACCACCGCCGTCACCGCGATCAGCAACACCATTACGAATCTGCTGACGGCAATAGGCGTGATCTCCAAGCCCAATGATGCCCCGTCGGCAGTCAACGACACGGTGACGACTGCCGAGGACTCTGCGGTGTCGGTCACGGCGGGGACGTTGTTGGGCAATGATTCTGATCCCGACGGTGACACGTTGACGGTGACGGGTGTGTCGTCGGGGGCGCACGGCACTGCGGTGTTGAACGGTACGACGGTGACGTATACGCCGACGGCGAATTTCAGTGGTGCAGATAGTTTTACGTACACGGTGTCGGATGGTCGTGGGGGCACGGCGACGGCGACGGTGGCGGTGACGGTCACGGCGGTCAATGATGGCCCGGTTGCCGGGAACAACACGGTGACGACTGCTGAGGACTCTGCGGTGTCGGTCACGGCGGGGACGTTGTTGGGCAATGATTCTGATCCCGACGGTGACACGTTGTCGGTGACGGGTGTGTCGTCGGGGGCGCACGGCACTGCGGTGTTGAACGGTACGACGGTGACGTATACGCCGACGGCGAATTTCAGTGGTGTGGATAGTTTTACGTACACGGTGTCGGATGGTCATGGGGGCACGGCGACGGCGACGGTGGCGGTGACGGTCACGGCGGTCAATGATGGCCCGGTTGCCGGGAACAACACGGTGACGACTGCTGAGGACTCTGCGGTGTCGGTCACGGCGGGGACGTTGTTGGGCAATGATTCTGATCCCGATGGGGATGCGTTGGCGGTCACTGGTGTGTCGTCGGGGGCGCACGGTTCGGCGGTGCTGAACGGTACGACGGTGACGTATACGCCGACGGCGAATTTCAATGGTGCAGATAGCTTTACGTACACGGTGTCGGATGGTCATGGGGGCACGGCGACGGCCACGGTGGCAGTGACGGTCACGGCGGTCAACGACGCGCCGGTGGCGGGTTCCAACTCCGTGAGTACCGTCGAGGGCACGCCGGTCTCGGTCTCTACAACCACCCTGTTGGGCAACGACTCCGACGTGGATGGGGACACGCTGAGCGTCACCGGGATCAGTCAGCCCGGGCATGGTTCGGCGGTGCTCGATGGCGGCACACTCACCTACACCCCGGATGCCGATTTCCATGGCGTCGACTCGCTGACCTACACGGTTTCCGACGGCCACGGTGGTACTGCGACCGGCACCGTGTCGGTGACGGTTACGTCGGTCAACGACGCTCCCATCGCGGGCGGAGACGCTGTGACCACCGCCGAGGACACTGCGGTCTCGATCAGTACGGTGACATTGTTGGGCAACGACTCTGACAAGGATGGGGACACGCTGAGCGTCACCGGGATCAGTCAGCCCGGGCATGGTTCGGCGGTGCTCGATGGCGGCACACTCACCTACACCCCGGATGCCGATTTCCATGGCGTCGACTCGCTGACCTACACGGTTTCCGACGGCCACGGCGGCACTGTCACAGGCACCGTGTCGGTGACCATCACCCCCGTCAATGACGCACCCACAGCTGTCAACGATTCGGCCAGTACCGCCCCGAACACGGCGGTGACCATCGATGTGTTGGGCAACGACACTGATGTGGACGGCGACCCGTTGAGCGTGACTGTTGCGGGGACAGCCGCGCACGGCACCGTAGCAGTCAACGAAGACGGCACCATCACTTACACGCCGAACGAAAACTACACCGGGACTGACAGTTTCACCTACACCATCTCCGATGGAACCACCGGCAACAGCGCCGCCGTTACCGTCAAGGTCGCCGTACCCACCCAGTCGTCGCTGACCCTGGCGAGTTTCGACCAACCCCAGATCCAGATCACCGCCTCCGGTGGTGTGTACGTCGTGGGAAAGGCATTCGTTGAAATAGGCGACACTGGAATGGGATACGACCGATTTGTTGTCGGCCGACTCGGTGAGGACGGCATGATCACCCCCGTCATCGACCTGGACAACATCGGGTGGCCGTACCTCGCCGACGTGACGGTCGGCCCGGACGGTCGGGTATATGTCCTCGACAACGGCTGGTCGGGTGCAGACGGCACATTGACGGTGTATGACACCTATGGCACCCCACACGTGATCTTGGACGACGGCGAGCTCGGCTCGGTCGACATCGGCACGGACTTGAGCGGAGACGCGGTCCATATGGCTGTCGGCAACGACGGGAAGATCTATCTCACCGCATGGGCCGGCTTCGGAGAGGACGCGATCCCCTCCGCGTTGACAGTGCTCAACCCCGACGGTTCGGTGGCGGTCGCGCCGGTCGATCTCGGCTTCCGATTCTCCGATGCGAAAGACCTGGTCGTCGGTGCAGACGGGCACGCTTACATTCTCGGTGTCGATCCCAACAGCTCCACGTACACCGTGGTGGTCGTGGGCTCAAGCGGTTCGGTCGACAAGCGGATTTCGTTGGCCAACTTGCCGGGGTCGAGCATTGCGGTCGGGGCGGACGGCACCGTATATGTTGCGTCCAACGATGGGGTCTTCACCGTCAACGCATCGGGACCCTTCGGCGTGCTGAACGGAATACCCAGCGACGGAACAGATATCGAAGCAATCGCGATGGGTACTCAGGGCCTCTACGTCCTGAAGGACAACGCCTTGTCAGTGGTGGATCCGGGCAGCATCAAGGTGCAGACGGTCCTCGACAGCGTTGATGACTTCAAATACATTGTCGGCCTGACAGTAGGACCCGACGGTGCCAGGTATGTCGCCGGCGTCGTCGACACCTTCTTGGGAGTCACAAGAATTGCCAAGGTCGACGTCGACGGGACGGTGTCAGATCTGGGCCCAGTCGCGTTGAACGGTTTCGGATCCTTCGACGCCGGCTCGGATGGACTTATCTATACCGCCGGACCCGGCGGGATCACCGTGATCAACACTGTCACCGGTTCGCGGGCGATCATTACGGTCCGTTCCGGTGGAGCGTCCCACGTGGCCGTCAGCCAGGACGGCGCGGTCTACTTCACCGGCTACCACTATGACCCGGACAGCGGCACCGTCGTCGGCTATCTGTCGGCCATAGATTCCGACGGCAACGTCGTTCTCCCTCCGGTAAATCTCGGCGACCAGACTTCCCACGAAGTCACCGGGTTGGCGGTTGGTTCAGACGGGCGGATCTACCTGACCAGCTATGTCAGCGACACGAGAAGCGCCGAAATGACGATCCTGCAGTCCAACGGAACTGTCGAATCGACTGTGCCGCTGGGTAGCGGCGGCTCCACGGGGTTGGCGGTCGGTGCCGATGGCACTGCCTATGTGATCAATAACGGACGAGTGATCGCGGTCGATTCGAGCGGTCCCATTGGCACCGTACGGTTTGGTTCGGGTCTCGCGTCCGTGCCCACCATGAT
This is a stretch of genomic DNA from Mycobacterium sp. ELW1. It encodes these proteins:
- a CDS encoding response regulator transcription factor; translation: MSDNRKVRVVVGDDHPLFRDGLVRALSGSGEVEVVAEAEDGTSALAAIKEHKPDVALLDYRMPGMDGAEVAAAVRRDELPTRVLLVSAHDDAEIVYHALQQGAAGYLPKDSSRSEIVNAVLDCAKGRDVLAPRLASGLAVEIRRRAEPSGPSLSSREREVLGMIAGGRSIPAIAEALFLAPSTVKTHVQRLYEKLGVGDRAAAVAEAMRRGLLE
- a CDS encoding LuxR family transcriptional regulator, which produces MGVQIVGRSHELQRVEEVLERARHAPTAMILDGQAGIGKSTVWRAAIESARAAGFMVLTTTGAAAEVGLAWAGLADLLADIDDAMLAELPALHQHALCAVSTGESVPGGDERLVATAFRAAIDASSRQRPVLIAVDDAHWLDEATRLALGFAVRRLSGPVGVVAAYRSGQPGALDQAWVAPRDPEALSRVTIGPMSLGALHAVVATRHGVTPPRPTMVRIHALSGGNPFYALELARGLREHAGADLAVLPPTLARLLGERIGDLDPLTAQAAVTAAAAAEPTVELIATAIGRRPTELIEILQPLESRGLLAFDGHRIRFSHPLIASAIIAEADPTAQRQAHRRLANVIDNPELHARHLALATPYGDPETLAALDSAAESAAARGAYSVAAELVGLAIGLGGDTGSRRLRGAEFHFRAGALDEAEELIAPAVDALPAGLFRALGFIILGSVRGYRDGMVKAVGVLQRAVAEAAEIPALRTQALLLLALATGMGGDMATCVAYARQARHDADETGIAALRSQALALWVQVSFMYGLGTDTEALQTALEIEDPDTAVPATLQPTAVYALNCAWTGRFDDARTAMSEVARRCAERGSEVDLVWAAEQLTAIDLGLGRYHDAQQSAAEALERASQVDAQLPLISAHISVASVAAHRGDRELTRTASRRAIELASAAQLTYLIRPALMSRAFVEVSAGDYVTALQTLQPLLDTFDPVHDTEIIAGAYLPDAVEALTALGRADEAERLVAALEANGALQDRPWMLAAGARGRAQMAAARGDLEGAYRHAEKAVTHHERLPMPFERARTLLLVGQLLRRRRRPQAAHDALRQAADVFAEIGSPLWMARAQSELDRLAARSVGGVLTGAERQVAENAAAGMSNKQIATALYLSPKTVEMYLSNAYRKLGIRSRAQLAAHLDVTGTAPIQTTGPSAAI
- a CDS encoding acyl-CoA dehydrogenase family protein is translated as MSAKGADYHKRLTEFMVEHVFPAEKSYEEYRAAAGPNDFTVPPVVEDLKVLAKKQGLWNLFLPAESGLTNLEYAPLAELTGWSTEIAPEAINCAAPDTGNMETLHLFATEEQRKQWLEPLLAGEIRSAFSMTEPAVASSDARNIQTAIVRDGDDYIINGRKWWTSGANDPRCKILIVMGRTNPDAASHQQQSMILVPTDTPGVQILRSTSVFGWQDQHGHAEVIYDNVRVPASNLLAEEGMGFAIAQARLGPGRIHHCMRAIGVAERALALMTHRARTRIAFGKPLADQGVVQQQIALSRNEIDQARLLCQKAAWTIDQHGNKEARNLVAQIKAVAPQMACNVIDRAIQVHGGGGVSDDFPLARMYGWQRAMRIFDGPDEVHMRSIARAEIGAEPSAFAAAVTGA
- a CDS encoding ATP-binding protein, translating into MSNLPAPLSRAADFLGTEPVRVAAVLRLPLIVLIGLLVWIEGVDHWLPAVYWSVLIVYTATAAIWLTVVLRRPLQWWFGWASTAIDVVAVLAMCVASGGATSWLLPIFFLIPITVAFLDRPEITALIGASTAVGYLVAWIIYSKRDDTMGLPNVVYVQVGCLAWLALATTALCLVLARRRARVRSLLEVRRRLVSESMQADERNNRQLSEQLHDGPLQNLLAARLDLEDLREQPSTIGFERVDTALQEAINMLRSAVSTLHPQVLAQVGLGAALRELVGQYERRWNVTIDCAVEEVGKPAAQALLYRAARELLANAHKHSRATRLRVELDHEADSLVLRVVDNGVGFDPAVLNEKVAEGHIGLSSLVVGVEAMGGSVHLIDTPGGGTTVVVTVPDTDVVDK
- a CDS encoding tandem-95 repeat protein yields the protein MHSIFVGKTLRIEKSIGRIGALAVALGVGVGLGTSLTCGIAHADGSDSTSAGADQTSKASSRGHGAGGASVGAGRRSSTHGGRRPADGTSGGSAAQTGDTVDTKRRHGRSISAAQPDESTMPAPTAERQQTDIEAGGGETVPAEAGRQRVVRSRTDQPAQPRIDMVVNVGDASPAPVATASVAAPSADQAIGSTLGSLSGTGLPGLGTGLRRGGDPVGAPTTLVLLAGAGREFGGRSRVRQAVASSVLSSQTGPDGPTPSVDSVAAKRLSALVTPRAAASPLESFIGTVGSLINTALTAINNAVSTALTAINTAVTTAVTAISNTITNLLTAIGVISKPNDAPSAVNDTVTTAEDSAVSVTAGTLLGNDSDPDGDTLTVTGVSSGAHGTAVLNGTTVTYTPTANFSGADSFTYTVSDGRGGTATATVAVTVTAVNDGPVAGNNTVTTAEDSAVSVTAGTLLGNDSDPDGDTLSVTGVSSGAHGTAVLNGTTVTYTPTANFSGVDSFTYTVSDGHGGTATATVAVTVTAVNDGPVAGNNTVTTAEDSAVSVTAGTLLGNDSDPDGDALAVTGVSSGAHGSAVLNGTTVTYTPTANFNGADSFTYTVSDGHGGTATATVAVTVTAVNDAPVAGSNSVSTVEGTPVSVSTTTLLGNDSDVDGDTLSVTGISQPGHGSAVLDGGTLTYTPDADFHGVDSLTYTVSDGHGGTATGTVSVTVTSVNDAPIAGGDAVTTAEDTAVSISTVTLLGNDSDKDGDTLSVTGISQPGHGSAVLDGGTLTYTPDADFHGVDSLTYTVSDGHGGTVTGTVSVTITPVNDAPTAVNDSASTAPNTAVTIDVLGNDTDVDGDPLSVTVAGTAAHGTVAVNEDGTITYTPNENYTGTDSFTYTISDGTTGNSAAVTVKVAVPTQSSLTLASFDQPQIQITASGGVYVVGKAFVEIGDTGMGYDRFVVGRLGEDGMITPVIDLDNIGWPYLADVTVGPDGRVYVLDNGWSGADGTLTVYDTYGTPHVILDDGELGSVDIGTDLSGDAVHMAVGNDGKIYLTAWAGFGEDAIPSALTVLNPDGSVAVAPVDLGFRFSDAKDLVVGADGHAYILGVDPNSSTYTVVVVGSSGSVDKRISLANLPGSSIAVGADGTVYVASNDGVFTVNASGPFGVLNGIPSDGTDIEAIAMGTQGLYVLKDNALSVVDPGSIKVQTVLDSVDDFKYIVGLTVGPDGARYVAGVVDTFLGVTRIAKVDVDGTVSDLGPVALNGFGSFDAGSDGLIYTAGPGGITVINTVTGSRAIITVRSGGASHVAVSQDGAVYFTGYHYDPDSGTVVGYLSAIDSDGNVVLPPVNLGDQTSHEVTGLAVGSDGRIYLTSYVSDTRSAEMTILQSNGTVESTVPLGSGGSTGLAVGADGTAYVINNGRVIAVDSSGPIGTVRFGSGLASVPTMITVGNDGLLYVAVNDYTQATVTSSISVLDPTDLVEDGTSNGLSEFVGLYGIAVDSGGQKYVLGYNYDSSGSTHSKLVVVSADGTSVTQLADLGPGSGAVDVEIGADGRLMVTDVALGTVTAYDPVNGYAPQLIRSIAGAAGLALGNGRIYVSSVITNTDAPQSGKLTILNGDGSLMTTVDLGGAALGASVGPDGRVYVVTASSDSGTSIDGALLIFSSGGVLQKTIALPNRASYNVTVGPNGTAYIADVTGHVVAVGQDGRVSDLAAVAFPVGLDIGPDGKLYVTSAVDTTGQGPSITVIDTATNL